Proteins encoded by one window of Ulvibacter sp. MAR_2010_11:
- a CDS encoding T9SS type A sorting domain-containing protein → MKKNLLVLSLLCSVFVMNAQFTVEDLAGNPIVEGDIVAYNSLDFEHAALEFFVNNTSATEEINMRIEFVSATNADGSQMELCFGECYTGIAIGTVYPIGLDMIIAPGGQTGPGNHMYNADPGDGSSQLDYVFRFFQVDAGGNEIGTPMSMTYRYDPLLGVNDVEPLQVAIVSTIVANELVVNAQEDLDVVIYDLQGRKVLAQSISVGQQAINVSGLRSQLYLVQFSNNKGVSQTSKIVVR, encoded by the coding sequence ATGAAAAAAAATTTACTAGTGCTATCCCTATTATGTAGTGTGTTTGTAATGAATGCACAATTCACTGTAGAAGATTTGGCGGGAAATCCCATTGTGGAAGGTGATATTGTTGCGTATAATTCATTAGATTTTGAACATGCAGCGTTAGAATTTTTCGTTAACAATACCTCTGCTACCGAAGAGATTAATATGAGAATTGAATTTGTAAGCGCCACCAACGCAGACGGTTCACAAATGGAATTGTGTTTTGGAGAATGCTACACAGGAATTGCGATAGGTACAGTTTACCCTATTGGTTTGGATATGATTATAGCTCCGGGAGGACAAACCGGACCAGGTAACCATATGTATAACGCAGATCCGGGTGATGGATCCAGTCAGTTAGATTATGTGTTTCGTTTCTTTCAAGTAGATGCAGGTGGAAATGAAATTGGAACTCCAATGTCTATGACCTACCGTTATGATCCTCTTTTAGGCGTAAACGATGTTGAACCGTTGCAGGTTGCTATTGTTTCAACGATTGTTGCCAACGAATTGGTTGTTAATGCTCAGGAAGACTTAGATGTTGTTATCTACGATTTACAAGGACGAAAAGTACTCGCTCAAAGTATTAGTGTTGGACAACAGGCTATAAATGTTTCAGGATTAAGATCTCAATTGTATCTGGTTCAGTTTAGCAACAACAAGGGAGTTTCTCAAACTTCGAAAATTGTAGTTAGATAA